The following coding sequences are from one Shewanella eurypsychrophilus window:
- the pilB gene encoding type IV-A pilus assembly ATPase PilB produces the protein MPTTGLHLGLSTLFIRKNLLSEEQIASAIAKSRQNKQSLVSTIVSEKLISAREIAELCYEEYGTPLLDLDEFDIASIPEEFLNKKLIDKHKCLPLFKRGNRLYIGTSDPTNIAALEDFQFSAGLHAEAILVEDDKLSKAIEKTLEEDISALDLDGIDEAALADIEVDDPSKREEEQKGDGSDDAPIVIYINKILTDAIRKGASDLHFEPYEKRYRIRFRIDGILHEVSEPPVNLTNRISARLKVMSKLDIAERRVPQDGRIKMKLSRTKSIDFRVSTLPTIWGEKIVMRILDSSSAQLGIEKLGYEDDQRELYEEMLEKPQGMILVTGPTGSGKTVSLYTGLNILNTEARNISTAEDPVEINLEGVNQVHINLKAGLTFASALRSFLRQDPDVVMVGEIRDLETAEIAIKAAQTGHLVLSTLHTNSAAETLTRLINMGVAGYNIASSVNLIIAQRLARRLCPECKQPEEIPEHELQRLGFKQASIDSGITTYKPVGCDLCSGGYKGRVGIYEVMRMSDEIARTIMEGGNSLMIATQAKEQGMRDLRESGLLKVIKGVTSITEINRVTSF, from the coding sequence ATGCCAACTACGGGCCTCCACTTAGGCTTATCAACACTGTTCATCCGTAAGAATTTGCTCAGCGAAGAGCAGATCGCTTCCGCTATAGCCAAATCTCGTCAGAATAAACAATCTCTCGTCTCCACCATAGTCTCAGAAAAACTTATCTCTGCTCGCGAGATAGCCGAGCTGTGTTATGAAGAATATGGCACCCCACTGCTCGATCTCGATGAATTTGACATAGCCAGCATCCCCGAAGAGTTTCTCAATAAAAAGCTCATCGATAAACATAAATGTTTGCCGCTGTTTAAACGTGGCAACCGCTTGTACATAGGTACATCTGACCCGACTAATATTGCAGCCTTAGAAGATTTTCAATTCAGCGCTGGCCTACATGCCGAAGCGATTTTGGTCGAAGATGATAAACTCAGTAAGGCCATCGAGAAGACCCTCGAAGAGGATATCTCAGCGCTGGATCTCGATGGCATAGACGAAGCGGCACTGGCCGATATAGAAGTCGATGATCCAAGTAAACGAGAGGAAGAGCAAAAAGGGGATGGCAGCGATGATGCCCCGATTGTCATCTATATCAATAAAATTTTGACCGATGCCATTCGCAAAGGTGCCTCGGATCTGCATTTCGAGCCTTATGAGAAACGCTACCGTATCCGTTTTCGCATCGATGGCATCTTACATGAAGTCTCAGAGCCTCCTGTAAATTTAACTAATCGTATCTCAGCTCGCTTAAAGGTGATGTCTAAACTCGATATCGCCGAACGAAGAGTCCCGCAAGATGGCCGCATCAAGATGAAGCTATCTCGCACTAAGTCCATCGATTTTCGTGTCAGCACCCTGCCTACGATCTGGGGCGAGAAGATAGTAATGCGTATCTTAGACTCCTCCTCTGCCCAATTAGGTATCGAGAAACTAGGTTATGAGGATGATCAGCGCGAATTGTACGAGGAGATGCTAGAAAAACCCCAGGGCATGATACTGGTAACTGGCCCCACAGGCTCAGGTAAAACGGTTTCCCTGTATACAGGGCTCAACATTCTCAATACCGAAGCGCGCAATATATCCACTGCCGAAGACCCTGTAGAGATAAACCTCGAGGGTGTTAACCAAGTTCATATTAATCTCAAAGCTGGCTTAACATTCGCCTCGGCATTGCGCTCTTTCCTACGACAAGATCCCGATGTGGTGATGGTCGGTGAGATCCGTGATTTAGAAACGGCAGAAATCGCCATCAAGGCCGCTCAAACGGGTCACTTGGTGCTATCTACCTTACATACCAACTCTGCAGCAGAAACCTTAACGCGTCTTATCAATATGGGGGTGGCTGGCTATAATATAGCGAGCTCAGTCAACCTCATCATTGCACAACGACTCGCGCGTCGCCTCTGCCCTGAGTGTAAACAACCCGAAGAAATTCCAGAACATGAACTGCAAAGGTTGGGTTTTAAGCAAGCTAGCATTGATAGTGGGATCACTACCTACAAACCTGTGGGCTGCGATCTCTGCTCTGGCGGCTATAAAGGCCGTGTGGGCATTTATGAAGTCATGAGAATGTCAGATGAAATTGCCCGTACTATTATGGAGGGAGGCAACTCATTGATGATAGCCACACAAGCCAAAGAGCAGGGCATGCGAGATTTAAGAGAATCAGGGTTATTAAAGGTCATCAAAGGCGTCACCAGTATCACAGAGATAAATCGAGTCACTAGTTTCTAG
- a CDS encoding prepilin-type N-terminal cleavage/methylation domain-containing protein, with product MKSINLQNKLNTMARNKSAKGFTLIELMIVVAIIGILAAIALPAYKDYVVSAEGGAAMKGLTAFAQKGQACIQTGIGCGGMPAEITKNTKLKSSVDFKQDTATVLTWTDSTCALTATFDAVGGVTYAVLTEYGTTTLCADGAGI from the coding sequence ATGAAAAGCATTAACTTACAAAACAAGCTAAACACTATGGCACGTAACAAGAGTGCTAAGGGTTTCACCCTTATTGAATTAATGATCGTTGTTGCAATTATCGGTATTCTCGCCGCCATTGCACTGCCAGCGTATAAAGATTATGTGGTTTCTGCTGAGGGCGGTGCTGCAATGAAAGGGTTAACTGCTTTCGCTCAGAAGGGCCAAGCTTGTATACAGACTGGTATTGGCTGTGGTGGTATGCCTGCCGAAATAACTAAAAACACCAAACTAAAAAGCTCTGTGGATTTTAAGCAAGATACAGCAACCGTATTAACTTGGACTGATAGCACTTGTGCATTAACAGCTACTTTTGATGCCGTTGGTGGTGTCACTTATGCAGTTCTGACTGAGTACGGAACAACAACATTATGTGCTGATGGTGCAGGCATTTAA
- the nadC gene encoding carboxylating nicotinate-nucleotide diphosphorylase, whose product MLENDIRLAVKVALEEDLGYQAPAHSTSSQETDSHIDKASADITAQLIPSDKHAQASLITREEGVFCGKAWAEQVFNQLGGEVAIHWHVDDGDLLVANQVLCELSGPARAILTGERTAMNFIQTLSGVATLTKHYVDRIAGTNTKLLDTRKTLPGLRTAQKYAVTCGGGKNHRIGLFDAFLIKENHIMACGGIEKAITKARELHSDKLVEVEVESILELQQALEAGSDVIMLDNFDVTMMIEAVELNKRLADNKQAKLEVSGNVTIDTIADFAKTGVDYISVGALTKHVHALDLSLRLKS is encoded by the coding sequence ATGCTGGAAAATGATATTAGACTAGCAGTTAAAGTCGCACTAGAAGAAGACCTAGGTTATCAAGCCCCTGCTCATTCCACTTCTAGCCAAGAAACTGATAGTCATATTGATAAGGCAAGCGCAGATATTACTGCACAGTTGATCCCATCAGATAAGCATGCTCAAGCTAGCCTTATCACACGTGAGGAAGGGGTTTTCTGTGGTAAAGCCTGGGCTGAGCAGGTATTCAATCAATTAGGCGGTGAAGTCGCTATTCATTGGCACGTGGATGACGGTGACTTATTAGTCGCTAATCAAGTACTGTGTGAATTATCAGGCCCCGCTCGCGCCATACTGACTGGCGAGCGCACCGCGATGAACTTTATTCAGACTTTATCAGGTGTAGCCACTCTGACTAAACATTATGTCGATAGAATTGCTGGCACCAATACAAAGCTGCTCGATACTCGCAAAACACTTCCAGGACTGCGCACTGCACAAAAGTATGCAGTTACTTGCGGCGGCGGTAAAAACCATAGAATAGGCCTTTTTGATGCGTTCCTTATCAAGGAGAACCACATCATGGCTTGCGGCGGAATCGAGAAAGCCATAACCAAAGCAAGAGAGCTTCATTCTGACAAGTTAGTTGAAGTGGAAGTGGAAAGTATTTTAGAGCTTCAGCAAGCTCTCGAGGCTGGCTCTGATGTGATCATGCTAGATAACTTTGATGTCACCATGATGATTGAAGCCGTCGAGCTCAATAAACGCCTAGCTGATAATAAACAGGCAAAATTAGAAGTCTCCGGCAACGTTACTATCGATACCATTGCAGATTTTGCCAAAACAGGTGTCGACTATATTTCTGTAGGAGCGCTCACCAAGCATGTGCATGCACTCGACCTGTCTCTTCGCCTAAAAAGCTAG
- the ampD gene encoding 1,6-anhydro-N-acetylmuramyl-L-alanine amidase AmpD translates to MLIKPKRVPEFESGWAVGVKRRESPFFNHRPANEVSLLVIHNISLPAGCFGLPYIDQLFLGCLDVEADPSFIDLKGLEVSAHFLIRRDGEVIQYVSCDERAWHAGVSNFDGRSGCNDFAIGIELEGTDFEAYTQAQYDELLQLTLGLQTQYPSLGVDNIVGHSDIAPGRKTDPGDSFDWSWFKKRLI, encoded by the coding sequence TTGTTGATAAAACCTAAACGTGTACCTGAGTTTGAAAGTGGATGGGCGGTTGGGGTTAAGCGACGCGAGTCTCCATTTTTTAATCATAGACCTGCTAATGAGGTTAGCCTATTAGTCATCCATAACATTAGCTTGCCAGCTGGGTGTTTTGGACTGCCTTATATCGATCAACTTTTTTTAGGCTGTTTAGATGTTGAAGCAGATCCTAGTTTTATCGATTTAAAGGGATTAGAGGTCTCTGCGCACTTTCTTATTCGAAGAGATGGCGAAGTGATCCAATACGTGTCTTGTGATGAGCGTGCCTGGCACGCCGGGGTATCGAATTTTGATGGCAGAAGTGGCTGTAATGATTTTGCTATTGGTATAGAACTCGAAGGAACAGATTTCGAAGCGTATACTCAAGCTCAATATGATGAATTATTACAACTCACACTGGGCTTACAGACTCAATATCCAAGCTTAGGTGTAGACAACATCGTCGGCCATAGTGATATCGCACCGGGTCGAAAAACAGATCCCGGTGACAGTTTCGATTGGTCTTGGTTTAAGAAACGTTTAATTTAA
- the ampE gene encoding beta-lactamase regulator AmpE, whose protein sequence is MALFSLLVAIMVERLKLLPKSWQLESFLAIYSRNLFGQKQLKSEAMMALALILPAMAVYILSWSVTGLFWGGLSLLLWVGVAILCFSHQKQRIIFKRYMQAACRGDSQACYHFAEELDCKREIEAVSESDLGAKVGQSVTWINYRFYGAVALYLIFFGPAGAVLYCTTRYFVDESRQKELELPLVDKVIMVLDWLPSRIFAFGYVLSGQFSQAFTSWRKLGFSLNESARDIVTQVALAAEQRPEASSTPVCVQSTLALLQLSKRNFILLLTTLSLLTIFGVVA, encoded by the coding sequence ATGGCATTGTTTTCTTTGTTAGTGGCGATTATGGTTGAGCGCTTAAAGTTGCTGCCTAAGTCATGGCAACTCGAATCATTTCTGGCGATCTATTCACGTAATTTATTTGGTCAAAAACAACTGAAGTCCGAAGCTATGATGGCACTGGCACTTATTTTACCGGCAATGGCCGTTTATATATTGTCATGGTCCGTGACCGGACTATTCTGGGGTGGGCTGAGTTTGCTGCTTTGGGTGGGTGTCGCCATTCTCTGTTTTAGTCACCAGAAACAAAGGATTATTTTTAAGCGTTATATGCAAGCCGCTTGTCGAGGTGATTCTCAGGCTTGTTACCACTTTGCTGAAGAGCTGGATTGCAAGCGTGAAATCGAAGCGGTAAGCGAAAGCGATTTAGGCGCCAAAGTGGGACAAAGCGTGACTTGGATTAATTATCGTTTCTATGGTGCAGTTGCTCTATATTTGATTTTTTTCGGGCCGGCTGGGGCGGTATTATATTGCACCACGCGATACTTTGTTGATGAAAGCCGCCAGAAAGAGTTGGAACTGCCATTAGTTGATAAAGTTATTATGGTATTGGATTGGCTCCCGAGTCGTATTTTTGCTTTCGGCTATGTGCTCAGTGGCCAGTTCTCTCAAGCCTTTACCAGCTGGCGAAAGCTTGGGTTTAGTCTTAATGAAAGTGCGAGAGATATAGTCACTCAAGTTGCCTTAGCCGCAGAGCAAAGACCTGAGGCTTCGTCCACACCTGTCTGCGTTCAGTCTACGTTAGCCTTATTGCAACTCAGTAAGCGGAATTTTATTTTGCTGCTAACGACACTCTCTTTATTAACTATTTTCGGGGTTGTGGCTTAA
- the pdhR gene encoding pyruvate dehydrogenase complex transcriptional repressor PdhR, with the protein MAYSKIKQPKISDVIMGQLEQMILEGSLQPGQKLPPERELALQFEVSRPSLREAIQKLEAKGLLLRRQGGGTYVKEQLWQSLADPIVELMHSDSESQYDLLEFRHATEGMMAYFAALRGTDADMQNIKRTIMDVEAAGEIEQQAEAIVCFYRAIAEASHNVAMLHLVLSLAPVLHKNVAQNLELLNRREEASTMANDHRLALLAAIIRRDPDAAREASNEHLSYIEEVMLSMREEDSRLQRSLRRLKSGD; encoded by the coding sequence ATGGCTTATAGCAAGATAAAGCAGCCAAAAATTTCTGATGTCATTATGGGTCAGTTAGAGCAGATGATCCTGGAAGGAAGCCTCCAACCGGGTCAAAAGTTGCCTCCTGAACGTGAGTTGGCACTGCAGTTCGAAGTCTCTCGTCCATCACTCCGTGAAGCAATCCAAAAGCTTGAAGCTAAAGGTTTACTTTTGCGTCGCCAAGGTGGTGGCACTTATGTCAAAGAGCAACTCTGGCAGAGTTTAGCCGATCCCATTGTAGAGCTGATGCATAGTGATTCTGAGAGTCAATATGATCTGCTTGAGTTTCGTCATGCAACAGAAGGCATGATGGCTTATTTTGCTGCACTTCGCGGTACTGACGCAGATATGCAAAATATCAAGCGCACTATTATGGATGTTGAAGCAGCAGGTGAAATTGAACAGCAGGCTGAAGCCATTGTTTGTTTCTATCGAGCCATTGCTGAAGCGTCACATAATGTTGCCATGCTGCATCTAGTACTTAGTTTAGCCCCTGTGCTGCATAAAAACGTGGCACAGAACTTGGAACTTCTGAATCGAAGAGAAGAAGCCTCCACGATGGCGAATGATCATAGGCTGGCACTATTGGCCGCTATTATTCGCCGCGATCCCGATGCTGCACGCGAAGCCTCCAATGAACACTTAAGTTACATTGAGGAAGTGATGCTGTCTATGAGGGAAGAAGATAGTCGGTTGCAGCGCAGTCTGCGCCGTTTAAAAAGTGGTGACTAA
- the aceE gene encoding pyruvate dehydrogenase (acetyl-transferring), homodimeric type yields the protein MSEHMLKDLDPLETQEWLSALESVVREEGVERAQFLLEQVLDKARLDGVDMATGINTNYINTIPTSQEPAYPGNTTLERRIRSIIRWNAIMIVLRASKKDLDLGGHMASFQSSAAFYEVCFNHFFRAPNDVDGGDLVYYQGHISPGIYSRAFVEGRLSAEQLDNFRQEVDGEGIPSYPHPKLMPEFWQFPTVSMGLAPMSSIYQARFLKYLHGRGLKDTSAQRVYAFLGDGEMDEPESRGAISFAAREKLDNLCFLINCNLQRLDGPVMGNGSIIQELEGLFRGAGWNVVKVIWGNNWDSLLAKDTSGKLLQLMNETVDGDYQTFKSKDGAYVREHFFGKYPETAALVSDMTDAEIFALKRGGHESSKLYAAFKNAQDTAGKPTVILAKTVKGYGMGGSAEGKNIAHQVKKMDMSHVLQLRDRLGLQDLLTDEKVAELPYLSLEEGSEEHKYIHARRDALHGYTPKRLPNFTKPLELPEVEDFKPLIEEQKRDISTTMAFVRALNILLKHKGVSKNIVPIIADEARTFGMEGLFRQIGIYNPKGQNYTPQDREIVSYYKEATSGQVLQEGINELGAMSSWVAAATSYSTNDLPMIPFYIYYSMFGFQRVGDMAWMAGDQQARGFLLGATAGRTTLNGEGLQHEDGHSHVQANTIPNCISYDPTFAYEVAVIIQDGMRRMYGDQENVFYYLTLMNENYAMPAMPEGVEDGIRKGIYKLESYQGSKQVQLMSSGTIMNEVRKAAKILSEEYDVASDVYSVTSFNELTREGQDVERYNMLHPEAEQKQAYITQVMGTAPAIAATDYMKNYAEQVRAFMPSESFKVLGTDGFGRSDSRDNLRRHFEVNAGYVVVAALTELANRGDIEKSVVAQAIAKFNIDADKINPLYA from the coding sequence ATGTCTGAACATATGCTAAAAGATCTGGATCCATTAGAAACTCAGGAATGGTTATCTGCTCTAGAATCCGTTGTTCGTGAAGAGGGAGTTGAGCGTGCTCAGTTCCTACTTGAACAAGTACTCGATAAGGCCCGTTTAGATGGCGTTGATATGGCAACTGGTATTAATACCAACTACATCAATACTATCCCAACCAGCCAAGAGCCAGCATATCCTGGCAATACTACGCTAGAGCGTCGTATTCGCTCTATCATTCGCTGGAATGCGATTATGATAGTACTACGAGCGTCTAAGAAGGATTTGGATCTAGGTGGCCATATGGCGTCTTTCCAGTCTTCTGCGGCATTCTATGAAGTGTGTTTCAACCACTTCTTCCGTGCGCCAAACGATGTTGATGGTGGTGATTTAGTTTATTACCAAGGCCATATCTCTCCTGGTATCTATTCACGTGCATTCGTTGAAGGCCGTTTAAGTGCTGAGCAACTTGATAACTTCCGTCAAGAAGTCGATGGAGAAGGTATTCCTTCGTATCCACACCCTAAGCTAATGCCAGAGTTTTGGCAGTTCCCGACCGTTTCTATGGGTCTGGCTCCGATGTCTTCTATCTACCAGGCACGTTTCCTCAAGTACCTTCATGGTCGTGGCTTGAAAGATACTTCAGCTCAACGCGTTTACGCCTTCTTGGGTGATGGCGAGATGGATGAGCCTGAATCACGTGGCGCAATCTCATTTGCTGCACGTGAAAAGCTAGATAACCTATGTTTCTTGATTAACTGTAACCTACAGCGCCTAGATGGTCCTGTTATGGGTAATGGTAGTATCATTCAAGAGCTAGAGGGCTTGTTTAGAGGCGCTGGCTGGAATGTCGTCAAGGTGATCTGGGGTAACAACTGGGATTCATTACTGGCGAAAGACACTAGCGGTAAGTTACTGCAGTTGATGAATGAAACCGTCGATGGTGATTACCAGACATTTAAGTCAAAAGATGGTGCATATGTCCGTGAGCACTTCTTTGGTAAGTACCCTGAAACAGCTGCATTAGTTTCAGATATGACAGATGCCGAAATTTTTGCGCTTAAGCGTGGTGGTCATGAATCATCTAAGCTCTACGCGGCATTTAAGAATGCTCAAGATACTGCTGGTAAGCCAACGGTTATTCTTGCTAAAACCGTGAAAGGTTACGGTATGGGTGGTTCTGCTGAAGGTAAGAACATTGCTCACCAAGTAAAGAAGATGGATATGAGCCATGTACTTCAACTGCGTGATCGTTTAGGTCTTCAAGATCTACTGACCGATGAGAAAGTGGCTGAACTTCCTTATCTATCTTTAGAGGAAGGTTCTGAAGAGCATAAATATATACATGCTCGTCGTGATGCCTTGCACGGTTATACCCCTAAGCGTCTACCTAACTTCACCAAGCCGCTAGAGCTACCTGAAGTTGAAGATTTTAAGCCTTTGATCGAAGAGCAGAAGCGTGATATTTCGACCACAATGGCATTTGTTCGCGCGCTAAACATATTGCTTAAGCACAAAGGTGTGAGCAAAAATATCGTCCCTATCATCGCCGATGAGGCGCGTACATTTGGTATGGAAGGTCTGTTCCGTCAGATCGGTATCTATAATCCTAAGGGTCAGAACTATACCCCACAAGATCGCGAAATTGTTTCTTACTATAAAGAGGCGACTTCGGGTCAGGTATTGCAGGAAGGTATCAACGAGCTAGGTGCTATGTCTTCATGGGTTGCCGCGGCAACGTCATATAGCACTAACGATCTGCCAATGATCCCATTCTACATCTACTATTCTATGTTTGGTTTCCAACGCGTTGGCGACATGGCATGGATGGCAGGTGATCAACAGGCGCGTGGCTTCTTGTTAGGTGCTACAGCCGGTCGAACAACCCTGAACGGTGAAGGTCTGCAGCATGAAGATGGTCATAGCCATGTTCAGGCTAACACGATTCCAAACTGTATCTCTTACGATCCTACATTCGCCTACGAAGTTGCGGTTATCATCCAAGATGGTATGCGTCGCATGTATGGCGATCAGGAAAATGTGTTCTATTACCTGACACTGATGAATGAAAATTACGCCATGCCAGCTATGCCTGAAGGTGTTGAAGACGGTATTCGTAAGGGTATCTATAAGCTTGAGTCATACCAAGGTAGTAAGCAGGTTCAGCTGATGAGCTCAGGCACCATCATGAACGAAGTGCGTAAGGCAGCGAAGATTCTCAGTGAAGAATATGATGTTGCATCTGACGTTTACTCGGTCACTTCTTTCAACGAATTAACTCGTGAAGGTCAGGATGTCGAGCGCTACAACATGCTGCACCCTGAAGCTGAGCAGAAGCAAGCCTATATTACTCAAGTAATGGGCACCGCTCCTGCTATTGCGGCCACAGATTACATGAAGAACTACGCCGAACAAGTTCGTGCCTTCATGCCTTCTGAGTCATTCAAGGTACTGGGCACCGATGGTTTCGGACGCTCTGACAGCCGTGACAACTTACGTCGTCACTTCGAAGTGAACGCCGGCTATGTGGTCGTCGCAGCACTGACTGAATTAGCTAATCGTGGTGATATTGAAAAATCTGTCGTGGCTCAGGCCATCGCTAAATTCAATATCGACGCAGACAAGATCAACCCGCTATACGCGTAA
- the aceF gene encoding pyruvate dehydrogenase complex dihydrolipoyllysine-residue acetyltransferase yields the protein MTIEINVPDIGTDEVEVTEILVSVGDRVEEDQSLIAVEGDKAAMEVPASQSGIVKEIRVAVGDKVATDSLIMVFENGAASAPAAQAAATPAPVAVTAAPASAELKEVSLPDIGDDEVEVTAILVNLGDSITEDQPILSVEGDKASMEVPAPFNGVLKEIKVEIGDKVSTGSLVLVFEVAGAGASAAPAAVVSVLEVTVPDIGDDEVEVTAILVNLGDSITEEQPILSVEGDKASMEVPAPFAGVLKEIKVEIGDKVSTGSLIMIFEALGQAPAVAPVATAPVQASAPVAPASVAASKAKPAKTDFVENDAYAHASPVIRRMARELGVNLANVKGTGRKSRVIKEDVQSYIKAAIKQVESGNVKAAAGGGNELNLLAWPKIDFSKFGETEVKPLSRIQKLSGANLHRNWVKIPHVTQWDNADITELEVFRKAQNAAEAKKDSGMKITPLVFIMKAVAKALEAFPTFNSSLSQDGESLIMKKYVNIGIAVDTPNGLVVPVFKDVNKKGIHELSDELKLISKKARGGKLTSSDMQGGCFTISSLGGIGGTAFTPIVNAPEVAILGVSKSEMKPVWNGKDFEPRLMLPLSLSYDHRVVDGAEGARFISYLNSCLSDIRTLVL from the coding sequence ATGACAATCGAAATTAATGTACCTGATATTGGTACGGATGAGGTTGAAGTCACCGAGATCTTAGTTAGCGTTGGCGACAGGGTTGAAGAAGATCAATCGCTGATTGCTGTCGAAGGCGATAAAGCCGCGATGGAAGTGCCTGCATCTCAATCGGGTATAGTGAAAGAGATCAGGGTTGCCGTTGGAGATAAGGTGGCTACCGATTCATTGATCATGGTTTTCGAAAACGGTGCAGCATCGGCTCCAGCAGCCCAAGCTGCGGCGACTCCTGCGCCAGTAGCGGTAACCGCCGCTCCGGCATCAGCCGAGCTAAAAGAAGTGAGCTTGCCTGATATTGGTGACGATGAAGTCGAAGTGACTGCAATCTTAGTCAACCTGGGTGACAGCATCACCGAAGATCAGCCAATCTTAAGTGTCGAAGGTGACAAGGCGTCGATGGAAGTGCCGGCTCCTTTCAATGGCGTGTTAAAAGAGATTAAAGTTGAGATTGGTGACAAGGTTTCTACCGGTAGTCTAGTGTTGGTGTTCGAAGTTGCGGGTGCGGGTGCATCTGCTGCGCCTGCTGCGGTTGTATCGGTACTAGAAGTCACAGTTCCCGATATTGGTGACGATGAAGTTGAAGTGACTGCAATCTTAGTCAACCTAGGTGACAGCATCACCGAAGAACAGCCAATCTTAAGCGTCGAAGGTGACAAGGCTTCGATGGAAGTACCGGCTCCTTTTGCTGGCGTGTTAAAAGAGATTAAAGTTGAGATCGGTGACAAGGTTTCTACTGGCTCGTTAATCATGATCTTCGAAGCGCTTGGCCAAGCCCCTGCTGTTGCACCTGTAGCCACGGCACCAGTTCAAGCATCTGCTCCGGTTGCTCCTGCTTCTGTAGCGGCATCTAAGGCTAAGCCGGCTAAGACAGACTTCGTTGAAAATGACGCCTATGCCCATGCATCTCCAGTGATCCGCCGTATGGCTCGTGAGCTAGGTGTTAACCTGGCTAACGTCAAAGGTACGGGTCGGAAGAGCCGCGTCATAAAAGAAGACGTACAGAGCTACATAAAGGCTGCTATTAAGCAAGTTGAATCGGGTAACGTTAAAGCTGCTGCTGGTGGTGGCAACGAGCTTAACTTATTGGCATGGCCAAAGATCGATTTCAGCAAGTTTGGTGAGACCGAAGTTAAGCCCTTATCTCGTATTCAGAAGCTCTCTGGTGCTAACCTACACAGAAACTGGGTGAAGATCCCCCACGTTACTCAGTGGGATAATGCAGATATCACTGAGCTAGAAGTTTTCCGTAAGGCGCAAAATGCGGCGGAAGCTAAGAAAGATTCTGGCATGAAGATCACCCCCTTGGTGTTTATCATGAAGGCGGTTGCTAAGGCTCTGGAAGCGTTCCCTACGTTCAACTCATCTCTGTCACAAGACGGTGAGAGTTTGATCATGAAGAAGTACGTCAATATCGGTATTGCCGTCGATACGCCAAATGGTCTGGTTGTCCCTGTTTTCAAAGATGTGAACAAGAAGGGCATCCATGAGTTATCAGACGAGTTAAAGCTGATATCTAAGAAGGCACGTGGCGGTAAGTTAACGTCTTCGGACATGCAAGGTGGTTGTTTCACTATCTCTAGTCTGGGTGGTATTGGTGGAACGGCATTTACCCCAATCGTAAATGCACCAGAAGTGGCCATTCTTGGGGTCTCTAAGTCTGAGATGAAGCCTGTATGGAATGGTAAAGATTTCGAGCCTCGCTTGATGTTACCTTTGTCATTGTCTTACGATCATAGGGTCGTAGATGGCGCCGAAGGTGCACGTTTCATCAGCTATTTAAACAGCTGCTTATCAGATATTCGTACCTTAGTACTGTAA